From Oryza sativa Japonica Group chromosome 4, ASM3414082v1, one genomic window encodes:
- the LOC4335076 gene encoding acyl transferase 15-like encodes MKNVVITKSSPELVGLSTKPAPPPPGDISLSSFDEALAFAAFTSFHIFTNGIVEPAMAIKRALSQALVYYYPIAGRANFAAGERRLRISCTGEGVGFVAATASCALDDVKLFDPPFAAVLKELAVDYPAEGCGEDDPLLLMQVTEFACGGFVVGVTWNHVVADGLGIAQFLQAVGDLARGLPRPSVFPVSCGDGSLPALPPLVAAIEKTMLSLETKRFAYLDITIPSTMIERVKAEYAAAAGNVDSGEPCTVFEAVTAALWRSRTRAVISSDDPDAPAPLVFAANARKHVGAKEGYYGNCVTSQVAVPTSDEVANGDLKHVVRLIRRAKEEIPLQFKNAGGGGMNGKRVKQLAGVLFGYSAFYVASWRNIGFEAPDFGGGRAARVMCHFEPTGVPSCVACLPRDGGGASVLSLCVRDEHVDAFLAELATLG; translated from the coding sequence ATGAAGAATGTTGTCATCACCAAGTcctcgccggagctcgtcggcctGTCGAccaagccggcgccgccgccgcccggtgaCATCAGCCTCTCCTCCTTCGACGAGGCTCTTGCTTTCGCCGCCTTCACGTCATTCCACATCTTCACCAATGGCATCGTTGAGCCGGCCATGGCGATCAAGAGGGCACTGTCCCAAGCTCTGGTCTACTACTACCCCATCGCCGGCCGAGCTAAtttcgccgccggcgaacggAGGCTCCGCATCTCCTGCACCGGCGAGGGCGTGGGCTTCGTCGCCGCCACGGCCAGCTGCGCTCTCGACGACGTCAAGCTGTTCGACCCGCCGTTCGCGGCGGTGTTGAAGGAGCTCGCCGTGGACTATCCGGCGGAGGGATGCGGCGAGGATGATCCGCTGCTGCTCATGCAGGTGACGGAGTTCGCCTGCGGCGGGTTCGTCGTCGGCGTGACGTGGAaccacgtcgtcgccgacggcttGGGGATCGCCCAGTTCCTGCAGGCCGTCGGCGACCTCGCGCGCGGGCTGCCCCGGCCGTCGGTGTTCCCGGTGAGCTGCGGCGATGGCTCCCtcccggcgctgccgccgctggtCGCCGCCATCGAGAAGACGATGCTGAGCCTGGAGACCAAGCGGTTCGCGTACCTCGACATCACCATCCCGTCGACCATGATCGAACGCGTCAAGGCggagtacgccgccgccgccggcaacgtgGACTCCGGCGAGCCGTGCACCGTGTTCGAGGCGGTCACCGCCGCGCTGTGGCGGAGCCGCACGCGCGCGGTCATCTCCTCCGACGACCccgacgcgcccgcgccgctcGTCTTCGCGGCCAACGCGCGCAAGCACGTCGGCGCCAAGGAGGGCTACTACGGCAACTGCGTCACCTCGCAGGTGGCCGTGCCGACGAGCGACGAGGTGGCGAACGGCGACCTCAAGCACGTCGTCAGGCTGATCCGGCGAGCCAAGGAGGAGATACCGTTGCAGTTCAAgaacgccggcggcggtggcatgaACGGGAAACGCGTCAAGCAGCTGGCCGGCGTGCTGTTCGGGTACAGCGCGTTCTACGTGGCGAGCTGGCGGAACATCGGGTTCGAGGCGCCGGActtcggcggcgggcgggcggcgcgggtgATGTGCCACTTCGAGCCGACGGGCGTGCCGAGCTGCGTGGCGTGCCTgccgcgcgacggcggcggcgccagcgttCTGTCGCTCTGCGTCAGGGACGAGCACGTCGACGCGTTCCTCGCAGAATTGGCAACTCTCGGCTGA
- the LOC4335075 gene encoding uncharacterized protein: MEDVAGVVDAAEDVVKPAAARQPIRRQGSLRLRALAPGSIDVRAGGAGDGSAASEYCHDAVAAAAEVIPLLTPLHAVPAAPAASDQVSGGRTARHLTEVVAGGGRCVAVEKTRLPAWWWHPAMPPFVNDQPASASAVGFVFQNCV; the protein is encoded by the coding sequence ATGGAggacgtcgccggcgtcgttGATGCAGCGGAGGATGTCGtcaagccggcggcggcgaggcagccgATCAGAAGGCAAGGGAGCCTGcggctgcgcgccctcgcgccgGGATCCATCGACGTgcgagccggcggcgccggcgacgggagcgCCGCGTCGGAGTACTGccacgacgccgtcgccgccgccgccgaggtaaTCCCGCTGCTCACGCCGCTCCATGCCGTCcctgcggcgccggcggcgtccgaTCAGGTGTCCGGCGGCCGTACTGCGCGCCATCTGACggaggtggtcgccggcggcgggcggtgcgtCGCCGTGGAGAAGACGAGGTTACCGGCGTGGTGGTGGCACCCGGCGATGCCGCCGTTCGTGAACGATcagccggcgtcggcgtcggcggttgGGTTTGTGTTTCAGAACTGCGTCTGA